A genomic window from Cydia amplana chromosome 3, ilCydAmpl1.1, whole genome shotgun sequence includes:
- the LOC134662384 gene encoding selenoprotein F has translation MFTLHFSPVLILMALFAIQESYAEFSTEDCASLGFVKANLLCSSCDQLKDFNLEPLIEHCKECCHADDSAPKEKKYARAVLEVCTCKFPAYPQIQAFCKGDKPAKFPNLQIKYVRGLDPIIKLFDKDGIVKETVAIEKWDTDTVEEFLRGHLIRDDEDDKSYLKTNQI, from the coding sequence AtgtttacattacatttttcgcctGTACTAATCCTAATGGCACTCTTTGCCATTCAGGAAAGCTATGCAGAATTTTCGACTGAAGACTGTGCGTCTCTTGGCTTTGTAAAAGCCAATCTACTGTGTTCTTCCTGTGATCAGCTAAAAGACTTTAATTTGGAGCCTCTAATCGAGCATTGTAAGGAGTGTTGTCACGCTGACGACTCAGCACCGAAAGAAAAGAAGTATGCGCGTGCCGTGCTCGAAGTTTGTACGTGTAAATTCCCGGCATACCCTCAAATTCAAGCATTCTGCAAAGGCGACAAGCCTGCCAAGTTTCCGAACTTGCAAATCAAGTATGTACGCGGTTTAGACCCGATCATCAAGTTGTTCGACAAGGACGGAATCGTGAAGGAGACTGTGGCCATAGAGAAGTGGGACACGGACACAGTGGAGGAGTTCTTGCGGGGACATCTCATTAGAGATGATGAAGATGACAAGTCCTATTTGAAAACTAACCAAATATAA
- the LOC134662393 gene encoding DNA repair protein complementing XP-C cells homolog — protein sequence MPTTRKKVIKTVYKDENDSEPEETGDFSDSGSDAKITDVSSSEDEEQAVSSGEEFEDKDPKSSKAKKSAPSRKPHFAKNFIKKIRDEPQDGSDENAPAIKAFSVKDLTDADKLLPSFLNLSESDSSEDESPRKPPSIPANTTFSSANDADSDHETKMEYQDVWSKNVPDNSEEIAQKTFKELEIHKTKVEETKASILNYTAKSSSEAFDVKDLLAQGEDVLPEPKQEKKSKKKKKHNDSDSEMEDWEEVKESKALPASGLQVVVDFPDVAHRKSKKIDVEMMMKRKMNRVKKEYQVYMHKVHVLCWLGHGNYVSSVLNDQEIMSAVLSLVPSKECYPGERVDVKYVEQITKWFKNKITLIQDKHENKFKPKAPPLKDILLKEIKNKTVSTKKFMFFIFVSMLRALGLQCRVMFNFVTLPIRPPSSELCSLSTKPKDEKKNVEPKKEDTKKSVKKKGCTSKTKSKQSIAQVDGNYDSDMDVDDNYYSDTNIMQIDGNDDGNIETAKGRKTRRSKTAIALELTEKAEDVSPPKRARRSVAIPSNSEQLKNVSEDKTLPKRRNRKASEDKAKAQETKIVKVDSSNKASATSKTLSLNRRGKAIKETKTETKDSQNEISKSSQEKSSKKTTPRPNQPDPPKIVVTNENNKAVSSTFFESNSNTGPTKSTTRSRSKTADVKNVQDSKGSVNKPTKSRSKSAGTPETSKYFKGSEKTITKKTKKAAKDPDDELRVSHRDLVPKTKASPKNDVTSTLISIMKDRMEESLNNAKVVKKKTQTVKGKSKTNKGDSDYEPEAVSDDDFKPTKISPKPSTSRKIDRRVLSTDDEAPRDKTDVWCEVYVEELEQWIAVDVVKGQIHCTNEIYSRATHPVCYAVGWDNNSYLKDLTRRYVPHWNTVTRKQRAEPVWWDTAILPWKGPRTARDKEEDEALDRMQLDAPLPKSIAEYKNHPLYALKRHLLKYEALYPADAPTLGFVRGEAVHARACVHVCRSRDTWLKDAKVVKLGEKPYKVVKARPKWDKLSNKLITDKPLEIFGPWQVQEYEPPVAENGIVPRNAYGNVELFKACMLPKGTVHVKLPGLNKVAKKLNIDCAPAMTGFDFNGGWSHPVYDGFVVCQEFEEVVTHAWLEDQEEMQRREKEKTEARVYGNWKRLIKGLMIKERLKLKYGFQEPSTSDKAKNSKGPRFVTKKKK from the exons gTTTACAAAGATGAAAACGATAGCGAGCCCGAGGAAACCGGAGATTTTAGCGACTCGGGGTCCGATGCCAAAATAACAGACGTCTCCAGCTCAGAGGACGAGGAGCAAGCCGTGTCGTCAGGAGAAGAATTTGAAGACAAAGATCCAAAAAGTAGTAAAGCAAAAAAATCGGCACCGAGTAGAAAGCCGCATTTTGCGAAAAACTTCATTAAAAAGATTCGCGATGAACCTCAGGATGGTTCGGATGAAAATGCTCCTGCCATAAAAGCATTTTCAGTGAAGGATCTAACTGATGCTGATAAGCTGCTGCCTTCTTTCCTCAACCTATCAGAAAGTG ACAGCAGTGAAGATGAATCTCCCAGAAAACCACCGAGTATACCTGCCAACACCACCTTCTCATCAGCCAATGATGCAGACAGCGACCATGAAACGAAAATGGAGTATCAAGAT GTATGGTCCAAAAACGTACCTGACAACAGTGAAGAAATTGCGCAAAAGACTTTCAAAGAATTGGAAATCCACAAAACAAAAGTTGAAGAGACGAAAGCTTCAATCCTCAATTACACGGCCAAGAGCTCCTCCGAGGCCTTTGATGTGAAGGATCTGTTGGCTCAGGGAGAGGATGTGCTACCCGAGCCTAAACAAGaaaagaaaagtaaaaaaaagaagaaacaTAATGACAGTGACTCGGAAATGGAGGACTGGGAAGAGGTGAAAG AGTCAAAAGCACTTCCAGCTTCCGGATTGCAGGTGGTCGTAGACTTCCCCGATGTTGCCCACAGGAAATCAAAAAAGATAGACGTTGAGATGATGATGAAAAGAAAAATGAACCGAGTCAAAAAAGAGTATCAAGTGTACATGCACAAGGTTCATGTTCTGTGCTGGTTGGGGCACGGGAATTATGTAAGCTCAGTTTTAAATGATCAGGAAATAATGAGTGCCGTATTATCGTTGGTTCCTTCAAAAGAATGCTACCCAGGTGAACGAGTTGATGTGAAGTATGTTGAACAGATAACAAAATGgtttaagaataaaataactttaatacaagataagcATGAAAACAAGTTCAAACCTAAAGCGCCGCCtcttaaagatatcttattaaaagagattaaaaacaaGACGGTTTCAACAAAGAAAttcatgttctttatttttgTCAGTATGTTAAGGGCGCTCGGCCTCCAGTGTCGAGTCATGTTCAACTTTGTGACATTGCCAATTAGACCGCCCAGTTCCGAACTTTGTTCTCTTTCTACCAAACCAAAAGACGAAAAGAAGAATGTGGAGCCTAAAAAAGAAGATACAAAAaaatcagttaaaaaaaaaggatGCACATctaaaacaaaatcaaaacagAGCATAGCACAAGTTGATGGAAACTATGATAGTGACATGGATGTGGATGATAACTATTATAGTGACACGAACATTATGCAAATTGATGGTAATGATGATGGTAATATTGAAACAGCAAAAGGTCGTAAAACTAGACGAAGTAAAACGGCTATAGCCTTGGAACTCACAGAAAAGGCAGAGGATGTTTCACCACCTAAAAGAGCAAGAAGAAGTGTCGCCATTCCCTCAAACTCTGAACAATTAAAAAATGTATCCGAGGATAAAACTCTACCAAAGAGAAGAAACAGAAAAGCCAGTGAAGATAAAGCTAAGGCCCAAGAAACAAAAATAGTTAAAGTAGACTCTAGTAATAAAGCTTCAGCAACATCTAAGACACTCTCTTTAAATAGACGTGGAAAAGCTATTAAAGAAACTAAAACTGAGACGAAAGATAGCCAAAATGAAATCTCAAAATCTTCACAAGAAAAATCAAGTAAAAAGACAACCCCAAGACCAAATCAACCTGATCCTCCAAAAATTGTTGTTACTAACGAAAATAACAAGGCAGTTAGTAGCACATTCTTTGAAAGTAATAGCAATACTGGGCCGACTAAATCTACAACACGGAGCCGATCAAAAACTGCCGACGTAAAAAACGTGCAAGATTCTAAAGGTTCTGTTAATAAACCAACTAAATCCAGATCAAAGAGTGCAGGCACTCCTGAAACAAGTAAATATTTCAAAGGCAGtgaaaaaacaataactaaaaaaacaaaaaaggcaGCTAAAGATCCAGACGATGAGCTGAGAGTGAGTCACAGGGATCTCGTGCCGAAGACAAAGGCATCTCCTAAGAATGATGTGACTTCTACACTGATTTCAATCATGAAAGACAGAATGGAAGAGTCACTGAATAATGCTAAAGTGGTTAAGAAGAAAACGCAAACTGTAAAAG GAAAATCAAAGACAAACAAAGGCGACAGCGACTACGAACCGGAAGCAGTGAGCGACGACGATTTCAAACCGACCAAGATCAGTCCGAAGCCAAGTACGAGTCGCAAAATCGACCGTCGAGTGCTATCCACAGACGACGAGGCACCCAGAGACAAGACGGACGTGTGGTGCGAGGTGTACGTCGAGGAGCTAGAGCAGTGGATAGCCGTCGATGTGGTCAAGGGGCAGATTCACTGCACAAATGAGATTTAC AGCCGAGCAACCCACCCTGTATGCTACGCGGTCGGGTGGGACAACAACAGCTACCTCAAAGACCTCACGCGGCGCTACGTGCCTCACTGGAACACGGTCACCCGCAAGCAACGCGCCGAGCCCGTGTGGTGGGACACTGCTATTCTCCCGTGGAAGGGACCCAGAACGGCTCGGGACAAGGAGGAAGACGAAGCTTTGGACAGGATGCAGTTAGATGCCCCGCTACCTAAGAGTATTGCCGA ATACAAGAACCATCCTCTGTACGCGTTAAAGCGGCACCTGCTGAAGTACGAGGCGCTGTACCCGGCCGACGCGCCTACGCTCGGGTTCGTGCGTGGCGAGGCGGTGCACGCGCGCGCCTGCGTGCACGTGTGCCGCTCGCGGGACACCTGGCTCAAGGATGCCAAAGTGGTGAAGCTGGGGGAAAAGCCGTATAAAGTCGTCAAAGCACGCCCCAAGTGGGACAAG TTATCCAACAAGCTGATAACCGACAAGCCGTTGGAAATATTCGGGCCGTGGCAAGTTCAGGAGTACGAGCCGCCCGTGGCCGAGAACGGCATCGTGCCGCGCAACGCCTACGGTAACGTTGAGCTGTTCAAGGCCTGCATGTTGCCTAAAGGCACCGTACATGTCAAAC tGCCTGGCCTGAACAAAGTGGCCAAGAAGTTGAACATAGACTGCGCCCCGGCCATGACGGGTTTCGACTTCAACGGCGGCTGGTCGCACCCGGTGTACGACGGGTTCGTCGTGTGCCAGGAGTTCGAGGAGGTGGTCACGCACGCCTGGCTCGAG GATCAAGAAGAGATGCAGAGGCGCGAAAAAGAAAAAACCGAAGCAAGAGTGTATGGCAACTGGAAACGGCTGATCAAGGGTCTCATGATCAAGGAGCGGCTCAAGCTCAAGTACGGGTTCCAGGAGCCCAGCACTTCGGACAAAGCCAAGAATTCTAAAGGGCCAAGATTTGTGACGAAGAAAAAAAAGTAA